Proteins encoded within one genomic window of Xiphophorus maculatus strain JP 163 A chromosome 11, X_maculatus-5.0-male, whole genome shotgun sequence:
- the hspb1 gene encoding heat shock protein beta-1: protein MAERRIPFTMQRTPSWDPFRDLHQTSRIFDQAFGLPPVFEDFPGFPTTHWPGYMRPSLMGPDIMMPSGPMMYHPGHMMAHQARALSRQMSSGMSEIKQTQDNWKISLDVPHFSPEELVVKTKDGVLEISAKHEERKDEHGFVSRSFTRKYTLPSTANIEKVTSSLSPEGVLTVEAPINKPALEYSETTIPVNVESSGAVAKK from the exons ATGGCCGAGAGACGCATTCCCTTCACCATGCAGCGCACCCCGAGCTGGGACCCGTTCCGGGACCTGCACCAAACCAGCCGCATCTTCGACCAGGCGTTCGGCCTCCCGCCCGTGTTTGAGGACTTCCCTGGGTTCCCCACCACCCACTGGCCCGGGTACATGAGGCCGTCGCTCATGGGCCCGGACATCATGATGCCCTCCGGCCCCATGATGTACCACCCGGGCCACATGATGGCCCACCAAGCCAGGGCCCTGTCCCGGCAGATGAGCAGCGGGATGTCCGAGATCAAGCAGACGCAGGACAACTGGAAGATCTCCCTGGACGTCCCCCATTTCTCACCTGAGGAGCTGGTGGTGAAGACCAAGGACGGTGTTTTGGAAATTTCTG CCAAGCATGAAGAAAGGAAGGACGAACATGGTTTTGTGTCAAGAAGCTTTACCAGAAAATACAC TCTGCCCTCTACTGCCAACATCGAGAAGGTGACGTCCTCTCTGTCTCCTGAGGGCGTCCTGACTGTGGAGGCTCCAATCAACAAGCCAGCCCTGGAGTACTCTGAGACCACCATTCCTGTAAACGTGGAGAGCTCAGGAGCCGTGGCCAAGAAGTAG